Proteins from a genomic interval of Diospyros lotus cultivar Yz01 chromosome 6, ASM1463336v1, whole genome shotgun sequence:
- the LOC127804475 gene encoding uncharacterized protein LOC127804475 codes for MLISPEGHKILCTLRFGFSATNNESEYEALLAGLCLAKEIRAEFLEIFNDSQLVVNQVRGEYQALYTKMVAYLQKVRELLATFEKYEMHQIPHSQNSHADALARLATARDAEFLGDIPVDFLATLSTEQRVETLVITVSQNSWMTPILEYLRDEKLSEDKLEARRLRAQAA; via the coding sequence atgttaataagcCCCGAAGGCCACAAAATCCTCTGCACCTTGAGGTTCGGGTTTTcggccaccaataatgaatccgaatATGAGGCCCTGTTGGCAGGGCTCtgcctggcaaaggaaatacgagctgaattcttaGAGATCTTCAATGACTCTCAGTTGGTTGTCAACCAAGTACGGGGGGAATACCAAGCCCTCTACACAAAGATGGtggcatacttacagaaggtaCGTGAACTCTTAGccacttttgaaaaatatgaaatgcaccAAATCCCCcattcccagaactctcatgcagACGCATTagctcgcctagcaactgcccgggatGCAGAATTCTTGGGAGACATACCCGTGGACTTTTTAGCTACCCTGAGCACAGAACAACGAGTTGAAACGCTGGTGATCACGGTgtcccaaaactcatggatgactcCTATCTTAGAGTATCTACGAGACGAAAAACTATCGGAAGACAAGTTGGAAGCACGTCGTCTGCGAGCTCAAGCAGCTTGA